The Pseudogulbenkiania sp. MAI-1 sequence CAGGCTTGCGCCCATTGTCCAAAATTCCCCACTGCTGCCTCCCGTAGGAGTCTGGGCCGTGTCTCAGTCCCAGTGTGGCGGATCATCCTCTCAGACCCGCTACTGATCGAAGCCTTGGTGAGCCTTTACCTCACCAACTAGCTAATCAGACGTCGGCCGCTCGAATACCGCGAGGTCTTTCGATCCCCCGCTTTCCTCCTCGGAGCGTATGCGGTATTAGCACAGCTTTCGCTGCGTTATCCCCCAGTACTCGGTGCGTTCCGACGCATTACTCACCCGTTCGCCACTCGCCGCCAGGCCGAAGCCCGCGCTGCCGTTCGACTTGCATGTGTAAAGCATGCCGCCAGCGTTCAATCTGAGCCAGGATCAAACTCTTCAGTTCAATCTCATAGCAAATTTTCTGGCACGCAAGATCAAAGAAATATCAGGTATTTCCTGTCTTGCAGTGCAAGTGTTCGGCTTCGCCGAGCACTCACACCTATCGGTTATTCTGTCTGTTAAAGAGCGGTGCTGACTGCTTCGTTTCCGTCGCTGCGTCAGCTGAGGAGGCGAACTATACGCCCCGTCCCCACCCTCGTCAACGCTTTTTTGCGGAAATTTTGCAAAAAGTTGGCACACCACACGCAAGCCATTGATCTCAAAGGAAAGCCCACCCCAGACGCAACAAGGGTTGGCCGAAGCCAACCCTTGTTATCGCCTCCATGACCCCGCTCAGGTACGGTGGCGCAGCCGGTAGCAGACGTGGATTTTCTTGTTGCGGAAGTCTTCCGGCACCGACTGGGCGCTGATGTCGCGCACCTCGTAACGCTCCGGCAGCGCCGGATCGAGCGCAAACGAGCGCAGGTTGTTGGAGAAGTACAGCGTACCGCCCGGCGCCAATAGTGCCATGGCGTCGTCGATCAGCCGCACGTGGTCGCGCTGCACGTCGAGGATGTCGAGCATCTTCTTGGAGTTGGAGAAGGTCGGCGGGTCCATGACGATGAGGTCGAACTGTTTGCGCTGGTAGATGGCGTCGTCCAGGTACTGGAACACGTCGGCGCGCACCAACTGGTGGCGGCTCAGGTCCAGCCCGTTCAGTTCGAAGTTGCGGCGCGACCAGTCCTGATAGGTATTGGACAGGTCGACCGTTTCCGAGCTGACCGCGCCGCCGGCCCCGGCGTAGACGGTGAAGCTACCGGTGTAGGCGAACAGGTTGAGAAAACGCTTGCCGGCAGCTTCTTCGCGCACGCGCTTGCGGGTGTTGCGGTGGTCGATGAAGAGGCCGGTGTCGAGATAGGCTTCGAGGTTGACGATGAAACGCTGGCCAAACTCCTCGACGATGAAGTCGTCGCCCAGCTCGCCGAGCTTCTCATATTGGTTCTCGCCCTTCTGGCGACGGCGGGTCTTGAGCGCAATGTGCTCGCGCGCCACGCCGGTGACTTGCTGGATGGCGTCCAGGCAGGCGTCGAGCCAGGCCTCGCGCTCGTTGTCGTCCATTTCCCAGCCGGTATCGTATTCCTGCACGTGGGCACGCTGGCCGTAGATGTCGACCGCCAGCGGGAACTGCGGCACGTCGCGGTCGTAGGCGCGCCAGGCTTCGATACCCTGGCGGCGGGCCCATTTGGCGTAATGCTTGAAATTCTTGCCGAGTCGATTGGCGAACGGTGTCACATCC is a genomic window containing:
- a CDS encoding class I SAM-dependent methyltransferase, with the translated sequence MVDVTPFANRLGKNFKHYAKWARRQGIEAWRAYDRDVPQFPLAVDIYGQRAHVQEYDTGWEMDDNEREAWLDACLDAIQQVTGVAREHIALKTRRRQKGENQYEKLGELGDDFIVEEFGQRFIVNLEAYLDTGLFIDHRNTRKRVREEAAGKRFLNLFAYTGSFTVYAGAGGAVSSETVDLSNTYQDWSRRNFELNGLDLSRHQLVRADVFQYLDDAIYQRKQFDLIVMDPPTFSNSKKMLDILDVQRDHVRLIDDAMALLAPGGTLYFSNNLRSFALDPALPERYEVRDISAQSVPEDFRNKKIHVCYRLRHRT